tgGGAAACAAAACTAGgtaagaaaatatttaacAAGACATATCAGGGCAAAGCATTGAACTTGCGTAATTCGGATTCGGTCCAGTCCCACAAACGTCTTCCCATGTCCTCGCTTCTGGCATACTGGTTATATGGCTTCAAGTGTCCCACAGGAATATAATAGCTTCCATTGACGAGGTCATGCTTTTTCGCACCAGCAGCGGCCCAAAGTTCATTATAGGCCCCCTGAGGGACCTGTGTCCCGAAAAGGCCCAGTGTCTTTGAGCCTAACGCAGCGAGGGCAGAACGATCACTCACCGAGCTATATAGATCCGTAAGAATAATCCCGGGATGGACGGAAACAGACGTAATTGAAGGATATCGCCTTGCAAGCTCAGCTGCGAATAGAATATTTGCTGCCTTTGAGGCACCATATCGAGTATTAGTGTTCACCTTCTTCAACCGGTCCTGATCCAGGATGGTCTCGAATGACGGAGCCAGATTATGTCCGATGGATGAGAGTGACACGACCCGCACATCTGAATTGGG
This window of the Aspergillus flavus chromosome 8, complete sequence genome carries:
- a CDS encoding dehydrogenase with different specificitie (short-chain dehydrogenase/reductase family protein), whose product is MAAFIGANLNPCNYIGGVSFNPERDIPDLSGKVALVTGGNAGLGKETILQLAKHRPQRIYLAARSETKAQAAISSLKGSLSNNVEITWLPLDLMSIKSIQTAAQTFNAESSRLDILILNAGVMSLPPGETEMGHEIQLGTNHTGHFLLTKLLLPTLLKTAEEPNSDVRVVSLSSIGHNLAPSFETILDQDRLKKVNTNTRYGASKAANILFAAELARRYPSITSVSVHPGIILTDLYSSVSDRSALAALGSKTLGLFGTQVPQGAYNELWAAAGAKKHDLVNGSYYIPVGHLKPYNQYARSEDMGRRLWDWTESELRKFNALP